CTGCTGTGCGAATTGCGGTAATCTTCTGTCCATCTACTACAGCTTTCAGAACACCGGTAGAAGAATCGAATAACGTAACAAGCCCTTGATGGGAAGGTAAACCTGAGCCATGGTTGCTTGGAAACACACTGATGATTTTGGCACCTGCTACTTCTTCACTCTGCAAAAAGCCCGGCATTAAGCCAATCAGATTGCCTTGGTGCAGCGGGAGTACTTGTCTTAAGCTCTGTATGGCTTGTCCTGCGGACAAGTCCTTCAAAACGGATTCCATCACTGTGATGCAAGACTCCATTGCTAATAGCTCAGCCACTTCATTTTGATTAATAACTAGCATAAGACAAACCTCCTTTACTTCATTGTGGCAACAAATGTGGGAACGCAAAATTATTCTTTATATCATAACTTATACGCTTTAAATATTCATGTATAAAGCTGGAAATCAGCAATTTGTCTTACCACGGGCTATTAGCTATACTTAATATAGTTCATATTCTATTTTAAGGAGCTGACGATTGATTATGTCTAGTAAAATAACTTTAGGTAGAACAAATTTGCAGGTACTCCCTCTCGGACTGGGTGCCAATGCTGTTGGTGGGCATAATTTATTTCCCGGCTTAAATGATGAGACTGGTAAAGACATCGTTCGCAACGCTCTTGACCATGGGATCAATTTCATTGATACCGCCTTTATCTATGGTCCAGGTAGATCCGAGGAACTTATTGGAGAAGTGCTGAGAGAAAGAGGCGGCCGTGACAATGTGGTTATTGCTACTAAGGGCGCTCACAAGATTACTGGCGATAAGGTTACGATCGACAACTCTCCAGCTTTTCTAAGACAGTCTGTGGAAGACAGCTTGAAACGCCTCCGGACCGATTATATCGATCTTTACTATATTCATTTCCCTGATGAAAGCACTCCTAAGGATGAAGCTGTTGGCGAGCTTAAGAAGCTGAAGGATGAAGGAAAGATCAAAGCGATTGGGGTCTCCAACTTCTCCATTGAACAGCTGAGAGAAGCTAACAAGGACGGGCATGTGGATGTTCTCCAATCCCATTACAACCTGCTGCACCGTGATGCAGAAAAAGAACTGTTCCCTTACACGCAGGAGCTTGGCATTTCTTTCGTTCCTTACTTCCCACTCGCGTCCGGCCTTCTTGGCGGCAAGTATAAGCAAGGCGATACGTTCAGCGACAATAGAAAGAACAACCCAATGTTTCAAGGAGCGACCTTTGCCAAAAACCTGGAGAAGGTGGACAAGGTTCGCCAAATTGCCGATGCCAAAGGTGTTGAAGTCGCACATGTGGTGCTAGCCTGGTATTTGACCGTACCTTCCATCGACGCACTTATTCCCGGAGCTAAACGTCCGGAACAGATCGTATCAAATCTCCAGACTCTGAAAGTTCAGCTGACACCAGATGAGATCAAAGCGATTGATTCAATCTTTAAGGCGTAATAGCGCCTTATAATGTAAAGGGGGTTGTCCTTGAAGTCATGAAATGGCTACTGGGGCAGCCCCTTTTCTAAGGAATAGCGTCACTGGAGTCCGCAAGCCTTAATAAATGAGCAAGACTCGATAGCGCAGCTAGCCAACAAACAAAAATACAGGGCAGCGGATTCTTATCGAATATCCTAAATTCTTTGTATTAGTAAATATTGTTTGCTATACTTTCTCTGTGTATCAGTAGACTTAAATTTTTATACAAAGGGGAATTCCTTGATGATTATTCAACCTAAAACACGCGGATTTATATGCACAACAGCCCATCCAGAGGGATGCGCCAAACAAATAGAACAACAAATTGAATATGTAAAAGCACAAAAGAAAATTGAGGGACCTGCGAATGTACTTGTCATCGGTGCCTCTACCGGATACGGACTGGCTTCTAGAATTTCAGCTGCTTTTGGTGCTGGCGCCAATACCATTGGTGTGTTCTTCGATAAGGCTGCGGAAGGTCAGCGCACCGCATCTGCAGGCTGGTACAACTCCGCTGCCTTTGAACAACAAGCAGCAGAGCTTGGACTTAAATCACACAGCATAGTTGGCGATGCCTTCTCTGATGCGATTAAAGAGAAGACCATTGCACTGATTAAAGCTGAATATGGCACCATCGATTTAGTTATTTATAGTGTCGCTTCACCTCGTCGTACCCATCCGGTAACAGGAGAAACCTTCTCCTCCGTTATTAAACCGGTGGGAACAGCTTATTCGAATAAAACTTTGAACTTCCATACAGGCGAAGTAACCATGACCACCATTGAGCCTGCTAATGAAGAGGAAGTACGTCAGACCATCGCTGTAATGGGAGGCGAAGACTGGAGAATGTGGATCGATCAGCTTCAAGCAGCTGATGTCCTTGCAGATGGTGCTACTACCGTTGCTTACTCCTACATCGGGCCTGAAATCACTCACCCTATCTATCGGGACGGAACAATTGGCCAAGCCAAGCACGATCTGGAACAGACTGCGATCCAAATGAATGACCTTCTTTCATCAAAAGGCGGACGTGCCTTTGTATCCGTTAATAAGGCGCTCGTAACTCAGTCCAGCTCAGCTATTCCTGTAGTACCCCTTTATATCTCTGCACTTTATGAAGTGATGAAGGAAAAAGGCCTGCACGAGAACTGTATTGAACAAATGTATCGCTTGTTCTCTGAGCACCTATACGGTGAAGGCAAGGCTACTGCTGACGGAAGCTGCTTGATCCGCATTGACGACTGGGAAATGCGTGAGGATGTCCAGACAGAGGTTATGAAACGTTGGGACGAGCTGACAACTGATAATGCAGGTGAGCTGGCTGATCTTGAAGGCTACCGCCAAGATTTCTTCAATCTGTTTGGCTTTAGAACAGATGGCGTAGACTACGAAGCAGATATTGATCCTAATGTCGACATTCCGAATATGTATTAAAATGATTCTGAATACATCCATATGCTAATTCTGGATGTATAAACAAAGAGGTTGTCTGCAAAAGTAGTGAAGTCTACTGATGTGGCGGCCTCTTTTTTGTACTTTGCTTACAACCTACCTATACGTCGTAGGGCATATTGGCTTAGCCTCCCACTTTGTGATATGGTTTGATAGAATACTGCAAGTTCTAACTTACATTCTAAGGAGTGAATCACTCATGGTTAAGAAAATTAGTGTAGCGAATGGTGTACTTGACGTATCCCAAATTTCGCTGGGCTGTATGCGGATTGCGGATTTGTCTGCAAAAGAGGCTGATACACATGTACATAGTGCGTTGGAGCTCGGAATAGACTTCTTTGATCATGCCGACATTTATGCGGACGGCAAAGCTGAAGAAGTATTCGCAGGGGTACTTCAGAACAATCCTGGTATGCGTGATAAAATGCTGATCCAAACCAAATGCGGAATCCGCAAGGGCTATTTTGATTTTTCCAAAGAGCATATCCTACAATCCGTAGAGGGTAGCCTAAAACGCTTGAAGACCGATTATATCGATGTGCTCTTGCTTCACCGTCCTGACACGCTGTTCGAGCCGGAAGAAGTGGCTGAGGCTTTTGACATTCTGGAGAGCAAGGGATTGGTCAAGCATTTTGGTGTCAGCAACCAGAACCCGTTACAAATCGAGCTACTTAAGAAAAATGTAAAGCAACCGCTGCTGTTCAACCAGCTGCAATTGAGCATTATGTTTACGGGGATGATTGATACAGGCTTTAATGTGAATATGACCAACTCCGGTTCGGTTGTCCATGACGGCGGGATCTTAGAGTACAGCCGTCTACACGACATGACCATTCAGCCATGGTCACCTTTCCAATATGGGTTCTTTGAAGGTGTATTCTTGGACAACGACAAGTTCCCTGAATTGAACGAGGTCATTAACCGCTTAGCAGCTGAAAAAGAGGTTACCAATACCGCTATTGCCATTGCCTGGATTCTAAGACATCCGGCAAATATGCAGCCTGTTGTAGGTACAACCAATACGCAGCGATTGCGGGATATTGCCAAAGCATCCGATATTACACTCACCAGACCAGAATGGTATGAAATTTACCGCGCTGCGGGTAATATCCTTCCATAAATATCAAAAGCCACGAAGTACGCTAATATCGTACTTTGTGGCTTTTTTTGTGACTATAATTGAAACCGTATAACTCTTATAAAAAAAGAAACGGCATCTCTGCCGTTTCTTTTAAGGATGGACTCTCAGGGGCTCGAACCCTGGACAAATAGATTAAGAGTCTACTGCTCTACCAACTGAGCTAAGAGTCCACAATATAATGATTTACCTTACTATACTTGAAAAGCAAAAGCCCTTAGCTTAACGCATAAGAGCTTCGCTTGCTAATTGATACCGGCGAGAGGACTCGAACCTCCACGGTTTCCCTCTCGATTTTGAGTCGAGCGCGTCTGCCATTCCGCCACGCCGGCAAAGTATGAAGTTAAAATATGGCGCGCCCTGAGAGATTCGAACTCCCGGCCTTTTGATTCGTAGTCAAACGCTCTATCCAGCTGAGCTAAGGGCGCAAAATTTATATGGAGCGGACGACGGGAATCGAACCCGCGACCCTCGCCTTGGCAAGGCGATGCTCTACCGCTGAGCCACGTCCGCACACGGTATGTATTAGTGTCCGACTCACTTAAGAAGTGAGCCATGAAGGACTCGAACCTTCGACACCCTGATTAAAAGTCAGGTGCTCTACCAACTGAGCTAATGGCTCATGAAGCAAGAAAAATGGCGGAACCGACGAGATTCGAACTCGCGATCTCCTGCGTGACAGGCAGGCATGTTAGGCCAACTACACCACGGTTCCAAAAGATATAATTGCTTGATGAAAATTGGTTGCGGGGGCAGGATTTGAACCTGCGGCCTTCGGGTTATGAGCCCGACGAGCTACCGGGCTGCTCCACCCCGCGTCATTAAAAATATTTAGCTATTCATTACCATAAGAAAGCTTCATGGTGGAGGCTGAGGGGATCGAACCCCCGACCCTCTGCTTGTAAGGCAGATGCTCTCCCAGCTGAGCTAAGCCTCCATGTAAAGAAGCAACTCAATTATCATAACATAATCCAACCTGTAATGCAACATTTTATTTCAGAAGAACAATTACGTTTTAAAGAAATTGGTGACCCGTATGGGATTCGAACCCATGTTACCTCCGTGAAAGGGAGGTGTCTTAACCCCTTGACCAACGGGCCGTATTGAAAACAAAATGTTTTGACAACAAAAAATATTATATCATGTATTTCGAAGTATAGCAATACCTAAATTAATATATTTTCACTTTTCTTCTATAATAGGCGTTAAAGTGATATCAAGCTTACTAGCTATCATCTTTACGACTCCTAGAGTAGTCAGGTTATTTGTGTCTAAATGGTCTTTAAATACGTCCTTATTAAGCCCTGTGAGGCATCTGTCGATCTGTTGAACGGCCCATGAGTCATTCCCTTCACCTCTACCACCCAATCTCTTGAGCAGCGTCTCTCGTGAGGCACACAAAGTAAAATGATGAACCTCTAATCCCTCATTTATTAGATTTCCAGCAATGTCCATCCAATATTCTGGGTTGACTATGGTCATAGGTACGATAATCGTTCCCCTATATTCGCTAGCTATGTATTTTAACATGGAATGGTTAATTTCACGCCAAAGATAATAGTTCTGAAAGTCACTTTTTGTCATCACATCGGGAATGTTTGCTCTTATGTAATACCCTACATTCTCTGGATCGTATACAAAAGAATCAGGAAGTCTGCGATGTAATTCATATGCAGTTTCTGTCTTCCCCGCACCAAAAGCTCCATTGATCCATATAATCAAGATCTTTATCCCCCATGAATAATCTATTAGTGACTCTATTAAACCACTTTATCATAAAAACCCTTACAAGCAAATTCACTCTACAAGGCACAACAAAAAGACCACTGTCGATTACTCAACAGTGGTCTTGCGTGCTTGGCAACGTCCTACTCTCCCAGGACCCTTCGGTCCAAGTACCATCGGCGCTGGAGGGCTTAACGGTCGTGTTCGGGATGGGTACGCGTGGAACCCCTCCGCTATCGCCACCAAACGGGCATTTACAGCGTAAATGCATTATTCAGGTCTCAGCATCGCCAAATGCTGAAAACAAATTCATCATCATACAGCCACTAGGACCATATGATTTAGAACTTAATTCCTGAAAACTGAAT
This genomic stretch from Paenibacillus sp. FSL H7-0737 harbors:
- the fabV gene encoding enoyl-ACP reductase FabV → MIIQPKTRGFICTTAHPEGCAKQIEQQIEYVKAQKKIEGPANVLVIGASTGYGLASRISAAFGAGANTIGVFFDKAAEGQRTASAGWYNSAAFEQQAAELGLKSHSIVGDAFSDAIKEKTIALIKAEYGTIDLVIYSVASPRRTHPVTGETFSSVIKPVGTAYSNKTLNFHTGEVTMTTIEPANEEEVRQTIAVMGGEDWRMWIDQLQAADVLADGATTVAYSYIGPEITHPIYRDGTIGQAKHDLEQTAIQMNDLLSSKGGRAFVSVNKALVTQSSSAIPVVPLYISALYEVMKEKGLHENCIEQMYRLFSEHLYGEGKATADGSCLIRIDDWEMREDVQTEVMKRWDELTTDNAGELADLEGYRQDFFNLFGFRTDGVDYEADIDPNVDIPNMY
- a CDS encoding AAA family ATPase, which gives rise to MIIWINGAFGAGKTETAYELHRRLPDSFVYDPENVGYYIRANIPDVMTKSDFQNYYLWREINHSMLKYIASEYRGTIIVPMTIVNPEYWMDIAGNLINEGLEVHHFTLCASRETLLKRLGGRGEGNDSWAVQQIDRCLTGLNKDVFKDHLDTNNLTTLGVVKMIASKLDITLTPIIEEK
- a CDS encoding aldo/keto reductase, which gives rise to MVKKISVANGVLDVSQISLGCMRIADLSAKEADTHVHSALELGIDFFDHADIYADGKAEEVFAGVLQNNPGMRDKMLIQTKCGIRKGYFDFSKEHILQSVEGSLKRLKTDYIDVLLLHRPDTLFEPEEVAEAFDILESKGLVKHFGVSNQNPLQIELLKKNVKQPLLFNQLQLSIMFTGMIDTGFNVNMTNSGSVVHDGGILEYSRLHDMTIQPWSPFQYGFFEGVFLDNDKFPELNEVINRLAAEKEVTNTAIAIAWILRHPANMQPVVGTTNTQRLRDIAKASDITLTRPEWYEIYRAAGNILP
- a CDS encoding aldo/keto reductase, with the translated sequence MSSKITLGRTNLQVLPLGLGANAVGGHNLFPGLNDETGKDIVRNALDHGINFIDTAFIYGPGRSEELIGEVLRERGGRDNVVIATKGAHKITGDKVTIDNSPAFLRQSVEDSLKRLRTDYIDLYYIHFPDESTPKDEAVGELKKLKDEGKIKAIGVSNFSIEQLREANKDGHVDVLQSHYNLLHRDAEKELFPYTQELGISFVPYFPLASGLLGGKYKQGDTFSDNRKNNPMFQGATFAKNLEKVDKVRQIADAKGVEVAHVVLAWYLTVPSIDALIPGAKRPEQIVSNLQTLKVQLTPDEIKAIDSIFKA